In Collimonas arenae, a single genomic region encodes these proteins:
- a CDS encoding NAD(P)/FAD-dependent oxidoreductase, translating into MNARASSANKPSLVVIGNGMAGMRTVEELLKLAPELYDITVFGAEPHGNYNRILLSPLLAGDKNMDDIMLNPREWYVQNGITLHAGDPVVSIDRHRRLVRSRAGVEIRYDRLLLATGSKPFIIPVPGHQLPGVIAFRDIQDVETMLTAARNHRHAVVIGGGLLGLEAANGLLRQGMDVTVVHVMDSLMERQLDKSAALLLKKALEQKGLRFLLNAQTAEIVGDTQVTAVRFKDGSQIPADLIVMTAGVRPNIDLAQQAGLHCERAIVVDDTLQTYDPRIYAVGECVQHRMATFGLVAPIWDQARVCGAHLAGAGHRRYVQQATATKLKVTGVDLYSAGDFIGGEGSEDLVLRDPRRGIYKRLVINGPHIVGAVLYGDVKDGPWYFELIQTKADISGLRSQLLFGKALCAEAA; encoded by the coding sequence ATGAACGCCAGAGCGTCTTCGGCCAACAAGCCTTCGCTGGTGGTGATCGGCAATGGCATGGCCGGCATGCGCACGGTCGAAGAGCTGCTCAAGCTGGCGCCGGAGCTGTACGACATCACCGTATTCGGCGCCGAGCCGCATGGCAATTACAACCGGATCCTGCTGTCGCCGTTGCTGGCTGGCGACAAGAATATGGACGACATCATGCTCAATCCGCGCGAATGGTATGTCCAGAACGGCATCACCTTGCATGCCGGCGATCCTGTGGTCAGCATCGATCGCCACCGCCGCCTGGTGCGTTCGCGCGCCGGCGTCGAGATTCGCTACGACCGCCTGCTGCTAGCCACCGGCTCCAAGCCTTTCATCATTCCTGTGCCGGGTCATCAGCTGCCGGGCGTGATTGCCTTCCGCGATATCCAGGATGTCGAGACCATGCTGACGGCGGCGCGCAATCACCGGCATGCGGTAGTGATTGGCGGTGGCCTGCTTGGCCTGGAAGCCGCCAACGGTTTGCTGCGGCAAGGCATGGATGTGACCGTGGTGCATGTGATGGACAGCCTGATGGAAAGACAGCTGGACAAGTCGGCGGCTCTGTTGCTGAAGAAAGCGCTGGAGCAGAAAGGGCTACGTTTTTTATTGAACGCTCAGACAGCCGAAATCGTCGGCGATACGCAAGTAACGGCGGTGCGCTTCAAGGATGGCAGCCAGATTCCGGCAGACCTGATCGTCATGACTGCCGGCGTGCGCCCGAATATCGATTTGGCTCAGCAGGCCGGCCTGCATTGCGAACGCGCCATCGTGGTCGACGATACCTTGCAAACTTACGATCCGCGTATTTATGCCGTTGGCGAATGCGTGCAACACCGCATGGCGACCTTCGGGCTGGTAGCGCCGATCTGGGATCAGGCGCGCGTCTGCGGCGCGCATCTTGCCGGCGCCGGCCATCGGCGCTACGTGCAGCAGGCCACCGCGACCAAACTCAAGGTGACCGGCGTCGATTTGTATTCCGCCGGCGATTTCATCGGCGGTGAAGGCAGCGAAGACCTGGTGCTGCGCGATCCGCGCCGTGGCATCTACAAGCGGCTGGTGATCAACGGCCCGCACATCGTCGGCGCGGTGCTTTATGGCGACGTCAAGGATGGTCCCTGGTATTTCGAGCTGATTCAGACCAAGGCCGACATTTCAGGGCTGCGTAGTCAGCTGCTGTTCGGCAAAGCGCTCTGCGCTGAAGCCGCCTGA
- a CDS encoding nitrate reductase — MNSPRIFPLQAAGKMAGTQTTCPYCGVGCGVRAKVGNDGRIDIAGDETHASNLGRLCVKGSALGETVALDGRLLYPKIRDGEGDRKVLQPTSWDTALDKVAHGFRRIIDQHGPDSVALYVSGQLLTEDYYVANKLMKGYIGSANIDTNSRLCMSSAVAGHKRAFGADLVPVCYEDLELADLVVLVGSNTAWCHPILFQRIAKIRESRPQMKLVVIDPRRTATCELADLHLPLKAGSDVWLFNGLLSFLARAGVADDGFVAAHTNGMAAALEVAEEDCADPGAVAKICKLDPQDLLTFYQWFADSQKVVTAFSQGVNQSSSGTDKVNSIINCHLLTGRIGKPGMGPFSITGQPNAMGGREVGGLANMLAAHMELDNPQHRETVQTYWNSPRMADRPGLKAVDLFQAIEAGRVKAVWIMATNPVVSLPDADQVQRALKKCELVVISDIMEKTDTNAFAHVLLPALGWGEKDGTVTNSERRISRQRAFLPVPGAARADWQIICQVAQRMGYAGFDFTAAHQVFDEHAGLSAYRNHANGQHRMFNLDGLRGMDEARFDAMQPVQWPLATAPSGDKQGTARLFADGRFAHVDGRARFIPTPPRAPQNAIDSEYPLSLNTGRVRDQWHTMTRTGKSPRLADHVPESFIDMHPQDALLYGVREGMLARVSSRWGAMVARVQHGGGIARGTMFVPIHWNAQTASDARVGALVNPVVDPVSGEPEFKHTPVRVEEFPVAWYGFVLSRHQPVLDDVTHWTRIQGQHFNRYELAGRSPIADHGEWAASLLGVSDAEADWLEYEDASAGVYRAVHVVDDRIHACVFLSPRPDLPSRAWLASLFVKERLADVDRVGLLIGQPIQKGADTGPTVCSCFSVGRNTICDAVRKQGLGSVAEVTACLKAGGNCGSCVPEIKKLLSEILAEESA; from the coding sequence ATGAATTCTCCCCGGATTTTCCCGTTGCAAGCGGCTGGCAAGATGGCCGGCACGCAGACCACCTGTCCCTATTGCGGGGTGGGCTGCGGCGTGCGCGCCAAGGTAGGTAATGACGGCCGGATCGACATCGCCGGCGACGAAACGCACGCCTCCAATCTGGGGCGTCTCTGCGTCAAAGGCTCAGCGCTGGGAGAGACGGTGGCGCTCGACGGCCGTCTGCTGTATCCGAAAATACGCGACGGGGAAGGTGACCGGAAAGTGCTGCAGCCGACATCCTGGGATACCGCGCTGGACAAGGTGGCGCATGGTTTTCGCCGGATCATCGACCAGCACGGCCCGGATTCGGTGGCGTTGTATGTCTCGGGCCAGTTACTGACGGAAGACTACTACGTTGCCAACAAGCTGATGAAAGGCTACATCGGCAGCGCCAACATCGACACCAATTCGCGGCTGTGCATGTCGTCTGCCGTCGCCGGCCACAAGCGTGCGTTCGGCGCCGACCTGGTGCCGGTTTGCTACGAAGACCTGGAGTTGGCCGACCTGGTGGTGCTGGTCGGATCGAATACTGCGTGGTGCCATCCGATCCTGTTCCAGCGCATCGCCAAGATCAGGGAAAGCCGGCCGCAAATGAAGCTGGTGGTCATCGATCCGCGCCGCACCGCTACCTGCGAACTGGCTGATCTGCACTTGCCGCTGAAAGCCGGCAGCGACGTCTGGCTGTTCAACGGCCTGCTCAGTTTTTTGGCGCGCGCCGGCGTTGCCGATGACGGCTTTGTCGCTGCCCATACCAACGGCATGGCCGCTGCGTTGGAAGTGGCAGAGGAAGATTGCGCCGACCCGGGTGCAGTAGCAAAAATCTGCAAGCTCGATCCGCAAGATTTGCTGACTTTTTATCAGTGGTTTGCAGACAGTCAGAAAGTCGTGACGGCCTTTTCGCAAGGCGTCAACCAATCCTCATCCGGTACCGACAAGGTCAACAGCATCATCAACTGTCATCTGCTGACCGGACGCATAGGCAAACCGGGCATGGGTCCGTTTTCGATCACCGGCCAGCCGAACGCCATGGGCGGGCGTGAAGTGGGCGGCCTGGCGAACATGCTGGCGGCGCATATGGAGCTGGATAATCCGCAGCATCGCGAGACGGTCCAGACTTACTGGAATTCGCCGCGGATGGCGGACAGGCCGGGCTTGAAGGCGGTGGACCTGTTCCAGGCGATTGAAGCCGGAAGGGTCAAGGCGGTATGGATCATGGCCACCAATCCGGTGGTCAGCCTGCCGGACGCGGATCAAGTTCAGCGCGCATTGAAAAAATGCGAACTGGTGGTGATTTCCGACATCATGGAAAAAACCGACACCAATGCCTTTGCCCATGTTTTGCTGCCCGCTTTGGGCTGGGGCGAGAAAGACGGCACCGTCACCAACTCCGAGCGACGCATCTCGCGCCAGCGTGCCTTCTTGCCGGTTCCCGGCGCAGCACGCGCGGACTGGCAGATCATTTGCCAGGTGGCGCAACGCATGGGCTACGCCGGCTTCGATTTCACCGCCGCGCATCAGGTATTCGATGAGCACGCTGGCTTGAGCGCCTATCGCAATCATGCTAACGGTCAGCATCGCATGTTCAATCTGGACGGCTTGCGCGGCATGGACGAAGCGCGCTTCGATGCCATGCAGCCGGTGCAGTGGCCATTGGCGACCGCACCATCGGGTGACAAACAAGGGACTGCACGCTTGTTTGCCGATGGCCGCTTTGCTCACGTCGATGGCAGGGCACGTTTTATCCCCACGCCACCAAGAGCGCCGCAGAATGCGATCGACAGCGAATATCCGCTTAGCCTCAACACTGGCCGCGTGCGCGACCAGTGGCACACCATGACGCGTACCGGCAAATCACCCAGGCTGGCCGATCACGTGCCCGAATCCTTTATCGACATGCATCCGCAGGACGCCCTGCTGTATGGCGTGCGCGAAGGCATGCTGGCGCGCGTGAGCAGCCGCTGGGGAGCGATGGTGGCCAGGGTGCAGCATGGCGGCGGCATCGCCCGCGGCACGATGTTCGTGCCCATCCATTGGAATGCGCAGACCGCCTCGGATGCGCGGGTTGGCGCCTTGGTCAATCCAGTGGTAGATCCGGTTTCCGGTGAACCGGAATTCAAGCACACGCCGGTGCGGGTCGAAGAATTTCCGGTTGCCTGGTACGGTTTTGTGCTGAGTCGTCATCAGCCCGTGCTGGACGATGTCACCCATTGGACGCGTATCCAGGGGCAGCACTTCAATCGTTACGAACTGGCCGGCCGCAGTCCGATTGCAGATCATGGCGAATGGGCAGCCTCGTTGTTGGGCGTCAGCGACGCAGAGGCCGACTGGCTGGAATACGAAGACGCCAGCGCCGGCGTCTATCGCGCCGTGCATGTGGTCGACGACCGTATCCATGCCTGCGTTTTCCTTTCGCCACGCCCGGACCTGCCGTCGCGGGCATGGCTGGCCAGCCTGTTCGTCAAGGAGCGGCTGGCAGATGTCGACCGGGTCGGCCTGCTGATCGGCCAGCCGATACAAAAGGGTGCAGATACCGGGCCTACCGTGTGCTCTTGTTTTTCGGTCGGCCGCAACACTATTTGCGATGCGGTCCGCAAGCAGGGGTTGGGGAGTGTAGCCGAGGTCACCGCCTGTCTGAAGGCTGGCGGCAATTGCGGTTCCTGCGTGCCGGAGATAAAAAAACTGCTGTCGGAAATATTGGCCGAAGAGAGCGCATAA
- a CDS encoding MFS transporter, whose amino-acid sequence MAEPQSTKLSAGLVIMMSIATGVAVASNYYAQPLLHTIAARFGISNGSAGLIVTVAQLGYALGLMLLVPLADILERKKMIVVMTLLSACGLVITATAQSMIFVLIGTALTGLFSVVSQVLVPFAATLAAPHERGKVVGHVMTGLLLGILLARTVAGYLSALGGWQTVYWFGAVLMIIVAIVLGRALPRHHQSQSLSYPRLLTSILALFVAEPVLRIRALLGAIIFAVFSVLWTSISFLLAAAPFNYSDGTIGLFGLVGAAGAMAASHAGRLADRGKAGLSTTIGLALLLLSWLPLVFAKSSLLGLIIGILVLDLMVQAVHVTNLSVINHLHPDSRNRLTAGYMTCYFIGGACGSLLSTAMYGYAGWFGVSMTGAGLSAAGLLIWWLIGPKDQPAAAA is encoded by the coding sequence ATGGCAGAACCACAATCCACCAAACTCAGCGCCGGCCTGGTGATCATGATGTCGATCGCCACCGGCGTCGCGGTGGCCAGCAACTATTATGCGCAGCCGCTGTTGCACACCATCGCTGCGCGCTTTGGCATTTCCAACGGCAGCGCCGGCCTGATCGTGACCGTGGCCCAACTCGGCTATGCGCTCGGCCTGATGCTGCTGGTACCGCTGGCAGACATCCTCGAACGCAAGAAAATGATCGTCGTGATGACCTTGCTTTCCGCTTGCGGACTGGTGATCACGGCAACCGCGCAGAGCATGATTTTTGTCTTGATCGGCACTGCGTTGACCGGCCTGTTTTCAGTGGTATCGCAAGTACTGGTGCCCTTTGCCGCAACACTGGCGGCGCCGCATGAACGCGGCAAGGTAGTCGGCCATGTAATGACCGGCCTGTTGCTCGGAATTTTGCTGGCGCGGACTGTGGCCGGCTATCTGTCGGCGCTGGGTGGCTGGCAAACCGTGTACTGGTTTGGCGCGGTGCTGATGATCATTGTGGCTATCGTGCTGGGCCGCGCGCTGCCACGCCACCACCAGTCGCAAAGCCTGAGCTATCCGCGCTTGCTGACATCGATCCTGGCGCTGTTCGTCGCCGAACCGGTGCTGCGTATCCGCGCCTTGCTGGGCGCGATCATCTTTGCCGTCTTCAGCGTATTGTGGACGTCGATTTCGTTCCTGCTCGCAGCTGCGCCTTTCAACTATTCGGACGGCACCATCGGCCTGTTCGGGCTGGTCGGCGCCGCCGGCGCCATGGCCGCTTCGCATGCCGGACGGCTGGCGGATCGCGGCAAGGCCGGTTTGTCTACCACCATCGGCCTGGCTTTACTGCTGCTGTCCTGGCTACCGCTGGTGTTCGCCAAGAGTTCGCTGCTGGGACTGATCATCGGCATCCTGGTGCTGGACTTGATGGTGCAAGCGGTGCACGTCACCAACCTGAGCGTCATCAATCACTTGCATCCGGATTCAAGAAACCGCCTGACGGCCGGCTACATGACTTGCTATTTCATCGGCGGTGCTTGCGGCTCCTTGCTGTCGACCGCCATGTACGGTTATGCCGGCTGGTTCGGAGTGTCGATGACCGGCGCCGGGTTGAGTGCGGCCGGCCTGTTGATCTGGTGGCTGATTGGACCTAAGGACCAACCGGCGGCAGCGGCTTGA